One genomic segment of Strix aluco isolate bStrAlu1 chromosome 14, bStrAlu1.hap1, whole genome shotgun sequence includes these proteins:
- the TAT gene encoding tyrosine aminotransferase yields MDSYLIQVNGHGDHAPVLDVHLKTNGNSISLGKVKGRKPRWAVRASEMSKKTFNPVRAIVDSMKVEPNPKKAMISLSLGDPTVFGNLPTNDEVTRAMKEALDSGRYNGYAPSVGYQSCREAVAAYYNCPEAPLEAQDVILTSGCSQAIELALAVLANPGQNILVPRPGFSLYKTLALSMGIEVKLYNLLPEKAWEIDLEHLESLVDEKTACLIVNNPSNPCGSVFSKSHLQKILAVASRQCVPVLADEIYGDMVFADCKYEPIATLSTNVPILSCGGLAKRWLVPGWRMGWILIHDRRDIFGNEIRDGLVRLSQRILGPCTIVQGALERILHQTPPEFYHNTLSILKSNADLCYAALSAIPGLQPVRPAGAMYLMVEIEMEHFPEFENDVEFTERLISEQSVFCLPATCFEYPNFFRVVITVPEEMILEACSRIQEFCEMHYQGAEGAQDLECDK; encoded by the exons ATGGACTCATACCTGATTCAAGTGAATGGCCATGGAGATCATGCCCCTGTGCTGGATGTTCATCTCAAGACCAATGGGAACAGCATATCGCTGGGGAAGGTGAAGGGCCGGAAGCCAAGATGGGCTGTCAGGGCTTCTGAAATGTCAAAGAAGACTTTCAATCCTGTCCGAGCCATCGTAGACAGCATGAAGGTGGAGCCCAACCCAAAGAAAGCTATGATCTCCTTGTCCTTAG GAGACCCGACGGTCTTTGGAAACCTTCCCACAAACGACGAGGTCACACGGGCTATGAAGGAGGCTTTGGACTCGGGACGTTACAACGGTTATGCTCCATCCGTTG GCTACCAGTCCTGCCGGGAAGCAGTGGCCGCATACTACAACTGCCCAGAGGCACCACTGGAGGCCCAG GATGTCATCTTAACGAGCGGCTGCAGCCAGGCCATAGAGCTTGCCTTGGCAGTGCTGGCCAACCCAGGCCAGAACATCCTGGTGCCACGGCCCGGCTTCTCCCTCTACAAGACTCTGGCATTGTCTATGGGGATTGAGGTCAAACTCTACAACCTCTTG CCCGAGAAAGCCTGGGAAATTGATTTGGAGCACTTGGAATCTCTGGTGGATGAGAAGACAGCTTGCCTCATTGTGAACAACCCGTCAAATCCCTGTGGCTCTGTGTTCAGCAAGAGCCACCTCCAGAAGATCCTGGCAG TGGCGTCAAGACAGTGCGTGCCTGTCCTTGCTGACGAGATCtatggagacatg GTGTTTGCTGACTGCAAATATGAACCCATTGCAACTCTCAGCACCAACGTGCCAATCTTGTCCTGTGGTGGCTTGGCAAAGCGGTGGCTAGTCCCTGGCTGGCGGATGGGCTGGATCCTGATTCATGACAGGAGAGACATCTTTGGCAATGAG ATCAGGGATGGCCTTGTAAGACTGAGCCAAAGGATCCTAGGGCCCTGTACAATTGTCCAAGGAGCACTGGAACGTATCTTGCATCAAACACCCCCTGAATTCTACCACAACACCCTCAGCATCCTCAAG tccAATGCTGACCTTTGTTATGCTGCCTTATCAGCTATCCCTGGCCTCCAGCCTGTCCGGCCTGCCGGAGCCATGTACCTCATG GTTGAGATTGAGATGGAGCATTTCCCTGAGTTTGAAAATGACGTGGAGTTCACTGAGCGGCTCATCTCGGAGCAGTCTGTGTTCTGCTTGCCAGCCACG TGCTTTGAATACCCAAACTTCTTCCGTGTGGTGATCACCGTGCCGGAGGAGATGATCTTGGAGGCCTGCAGTCGCATTCAGGAGTTCTGTGAGATGCACTACCAGGGTGCTGAGGGGGCCCAGGATCTGGAGTGTGACAAGTAG